From a single Zygotorulaspora mrakii chromosome 2, complete sequence genomic region:
- the MDM34 gene encoding ERMES complex subunit MDM34 (similar to Saccharomyces cerevisiae MDM34 (YGL219C); ancestral locus Anc_3.529), producing MSFRFNAEVFKDNSFNENIKEKLTKALNSSTSSSSSPVVTRSETCGEAPYAGCSDAVPLGAATVTEQRTPQSRGSTTTTTTTTTISPKTRSTMSSKKLDILKSEIIVSKVNFPTMPELEILDLDISAQPRSLVKGICKISCRDAMLQIQTEIESNLLLVYSDYSPDFTTPTMICKDSFTIPITMVFSEIRLEAITNLFVKNSGIGISFNDVNLDFKFDCSIKILQSTIEKRLKKSMQMLFKEVLPSVIFNMSQTLFTAEETNRNVIEGSDKGDEERDCTKTVPLLKVMLEESDLELSPANMLRLSTLISSRQTLSLNATVLNVPSTIPGCLERQNLRRFNSRIPSLSNYYANFCEKKEKPADMKRSTSSLVSNYAFHEADQNILPAKVLEGNAYDLKTITSIQNRVFERSTDENVRPRRRKIKIAKSKKSSNHESLKDKDNTNREPSNASGEGETTEVDSPLSIQSEDPILTAPRPLKLIKPFSLMTAPCRSEFESRAYSPATLNSVSTLKLPVNLNPMYFSQTDKPSLNFEPQIVVSRANSPRKLNLLEETNYFNYRPELHKLRSTIYSPLGKNNAVLLSGKELSEQRQLFEKRRLSFVGLNYKGINWGSDDEPPPYII from the coding sequence ATGTCATTCAGATTCAATGCTGaggttttcaaagataattctttcaatgaaaatatcaaggaGAAATTAACAAAGGCTTTGAACTCATCTACTTCCTCCTCCTCGTCGCCTGTTGTAACTAGATCAGAGACTTGTGGAGAGGCGCCATATGCAGGCTGTTCCGATGCAGTGCCTCTAGGAGCGGCTACGGTCACAGAACAAAGAACTCCGCAAAGTAGGGGATCGACGACAACAACTACGACTACTACCACGATATCTCCGAAGACAAGATCAACTATGTCTTCCAAGAAGTTGGATATTctgaaaagtgaaattaTTGTCAGTAAGGTGAATTTCCCTACAATGCCGGAGCTTGAGATCTTGGATTTGGATATTAGCGCCCAGCCCAGGTCTCTCGTCAAAGGAATCTGCAAAATATCGTGCAGAGACGCGATGCTACAAATTCAGactgaaattgaatctaATTTGTTATTAGTATATTCGGACTATTCGCCAGATTTTACCACTCCGACTATGATCTGTAAGGATTCTTTCACCATTCCCATTACTATGGTTTTCAGCGAAATTCGTCTTGAGGCAATAACTAATCTGTTTGTAAAAAATTCAGGTATCGGAATATCCTTCAATGATGTGAATctcgatttcaaatttgattgCTCCATTAAAATTCTGCAATCAACCatagaaaaaagattaaaaaaatcaatgcaAATGCTATTTAAAGAGGTGTTGCCCAGTgttattttcaacatgtCCCAAACTTTGTTTACAGCAGAGGAAACAAATAGGAATGTCATTGAAGGAAGTGACAAAGGGGATGAGGAAAGAGACTGTACTAAAACAGTGCCATTGTTGAAGGTCATGTTAGAAGAATCAGATTTAGAACTCTCTCCGGCCAACATGCTTCGACTCTCGACTTTGATATCATCACGTCAAACTCTTTCATTAAATGCTACTGTGTTAAATGTTCCATCAACAATCCCTGGGTGTCTCGAGAGACAAAACTTACGACGGTTCAACTCAAGAATTCCCTCCTTGTCAAACTACTATGCTAATTTTTgtgagaagaaagagaagcCTGCTGATATGAAGAGATCAACGTCTTCTCTGGTATCAAACTATGCATTTCATGAGGCAGATCAGAATATTTTGCCCGCAAAAGTCCTAGAGGGAAATGCTTATGATTTAAAGACAATAACAAGTATTCAAAATCGTGTATTTGAACGGAGCACAGATGAGAATGTTCGTCccagaagaagaaaaatcaagattgCAAAGTCGAAAAAAAGCAGTAATCATGAAAGTCTCAAGGATAAAGATAATACAAATAGAGAACCATCCAATGCTTCAGGAGAGGGTGAAACCACCGAAGTTGATTCCCCATTAAGCATACAGAGTGAAGATCCTATTTTAACAGCGCCTCGTCCACTTAAGCTCATTAAGCCGTTTTCATTAATGACTGCTCCTTGTAGAAGCGAGTTTGAAAGCAGAGCTTACTCCCCTGCGACACTTAACTCTGTGAGTACTTTGAAGTTGCCGGTAAATTTGAATCCGATGTATTTTTCGCAGACTGATAAACCTTCATTAAATTTTGAGCCACAGATAGTAGTATCAAGAGCAAACTCCCCAAGAAAACTCAATTTACTGGAAGAAACGAATTACTTCAATTACAGACCAGAACTCCATAAATTGAGGTCTACAATATATTCTCCTCTGGGGAAGAACAACGCTGTTTTACTCTCTGGAAAAGAGCTTTCAGAGCAAAGACAGCTCTTTGAGAAAAGGAGGTTAAGCTTTGTTGGATTGAACTATAAGGGAATTAACTGGGGAAGTGATGATGAGCCACCGCCATATatcatttga
- the BOL2 gene encoding Bol2p (similar to Saccharomyces cerevisiae YGL220W; ancestral locus Anc_3.530) translates to MVTESDLKSRLESNIPDLFSSIVTDISAGCGQSFDVVVVSNTFEGKNRLMRNRLVNKALKNEIAQIHAFTCKCYTESEWKKIVV, encoded by the coding sequence ATGGTGACTGAATCAGATCTTAAATCGAGGCTCGAGTCCAATATTCCAGATTTATTCAGCTCTATTGTTACAGATATATCTGCTGGGTGCGGTCAGTCATTCGATGTAGTTGTTGTAAGCAACACttttgaaggaaagaaTAGACTAATGAGAAATCGTCTAGTCAACAAAGCCCTTAAAAATGAGATTGCACAGATACATGCATTCACCTGCAAGTGCTACACGGAGAGCGAATGGAAGAAAATTGTAGTTTAA
- the NIF3 gene encoding uncharacterized protein (similar to Saccharomyces cerevisiae NIF3 (YGL221C); ancestral locus Anc_3.531), with product MSKAISKSQLKVITKAINKHYPSSYADSSWDNTGLLIDCSKNENVTTEVKKPLVLLTVDLTSSVAQEAIERDCNVILAYHPFIFPSWKNLNPSRNSQHDSAIKLIQQGISVYCPHTAVDAAKDGVNDWLSHGLVAHERTMIASSESIESIKDKPINGEDSTEVGYGRLVKLASPLTLKQVIKNVKNSLGIDHLQVASHYEPANHSIKTIALCAGSGSGVFRSLREDVDLYYTGELSHHEILKYKEMGKSVIICNHSNTERGYLREQMCHILKSEGVDCIVSENDKDPLNVV from the coding sequence ATGAGCAAAGCTATATCGAAATCTCAGTTGAAAGTCATCACAAAAGCTATCAATAAACACTATCCATCAAGCTATGCGGACAGCAGTTGGGACAATACTGGTCTTTTGATTGATTGTTCAAAAAACGAAAACGTTACAACCGAAGTAAAAAAACCGTTAGTTTTACTCACTGTTGATTTAACGTCATCGGTTGCGCAAGAAGCAATTGAACGTGATTGCAATGTAATTCTTGCCTACCACCCCTTCATATTCCCAAGCTGGAAAAACCTGAATCCGTCACGTAATTCCCAGCACGATAGCGCCATCAAATTAATACAGCAGGGCATTTCCGTTTATTGCCCACATACCGCCGTTGATGCAGCCAAGGATGGAGTAAATGATTGGCTTTCCCATGGCCTAGTCGCTCACGAGCGCACAATGATCGCTTCAAGTGAGTCTATTGAGTCTATTAAGGATAAGCCGATAAATGGAGAAGATAGCACAGAAGTGGGATATGGCCGTTTGGTAAAACTAGCCAGCCCTTTGACTTTGAAACAAGTAATTAAGAACGTCAAGAACTCTTTGGGAATAGACCACTTACAAGTTGCATCTCATTATGAGCCTGCCAACCATTCGATTAAGACGATCGCACTATGTGCTGGCAGTGGCAGTGGTGTTTTCAGATCTCTGAGAGAAGATGTGGACCTTTATTACACTGGAGAGCTTTCTCACCAcgaaatattgaaatataaagaaaTGGGCAAAAGCGTAATCATATGCAACCATTCGAACACAGAACGTGGTTATTTAAGAGAGCAAATGTGTCACATACTGAAAAGCGAAGGTGTTGACTGCATCGTCAGTGAGAATGATAAGGACCCTCTTAATGTAGTCTAA
- a CDS encoding uncharacterized protein (similar to Saccharomyces cerevisiae YER034W; ancestral locus Anc_3.532): MDPYSLKRDNRKKFQDKQRLKHRHATPSDRKYRALNRQEKEGENSQSNEDKDEEEVELEIPSNEARYHEDITMAFGDAGEEERNSIASKRLRDILKEKAEQEKFQDNLPQNESSQARITTKGLQTMDIADLNQLLGTKNNTNLTPAPRAAQRNHQLATLDKQQSVESRDNRKNKESATSNVPKDLIAAQDFLDDLI; the protein is encoded by the coding sequence ATGGATCCGTACAGTTTGAAAAGGGACaatagaaaaaagtttcaagaCAAGCAGCGACTGAAGCACCGTCATGCTACCCCCAGTGACAGAAAATATAGAGCATTAAACCgacaagagaaagaagGTGAAAACAGTCAGAGTAATGAAGATAAGGACGAAGAGGAGGTCGAGCTGGAAATCCCCTCGAATGAAGCAAGATACCACGAGGACATAACTATGGCATTTGGTGATGCAGGAGAGGAAGAGAGGAATAGCATCGCCAGTAAAAGGTTGAGAGACATCCTCAAGGAAAAGGCGGAACAAGAAAAGTTTCAAGACAATTTGCCGCAAAACGAGTCCTCTCAAGCACGTATCACAACAAAAGGTTTACAAACTATGGACATAGCAGATCTAAATCAACTTCTGGGAACTAAAAACAATACCAATCTTACTCCTGCTCCTCGTGCTGCGCAGCGCAATCACCAACTCGCCACTTTAGATAAACAGCAATCCGTCGAAAGCCGTGACAATcgcaaaaacaaagaatcgGCAACTTCCAATGTTCCTAAGGATCTGATAGCAGCTCAAGATTTTCTCGATGATCTCATATAG
- a CDS encoding uncharacterized protein (similar to Saccharomyces cerevisiae EDC2 (YER035W) and EDC1 (YGL222C); ancestral locus Anc_3.533) → MSTDTMYFNSSRLMPASSKNKNNSVARLDKKSIQAAKKNKVRQETMDVSLPDPQILPNGEKPNFGNSKSRRKARDGLAPNRKSKNATKSKVAADETDAAEVTQHLKDMYLKSGEPKPKPKNSRKRQEKRNSSTTSVSSGADSSSADCARCDETSRETPVSTLSAKSVPQPTKQTSPPMTSPTQYSNSSVVSPLLMNPGLNAGINVGIISARPPSSPVSQTQFQQQQQMQQPQQPGFAGYPYGNYSFASPFNAPQFMAPQTPLMNPMYPQPSLHQLPVMYRALDIQQHQMEQNYLQQAQNHPYQSLPQNHQYPRPVSAPLGLDKVPKVLESSAITGRSKPYENQPHGSSKTFAGASFASKDPKVHKLPKPSFT, encoded by the coding sequence ATGTCTACGGATACCATGTATTTTAATAGCTCGAGGCTGATGCCAGCCTCGAGCAAGAACAAGAATAATAGTGTTGCAAGATTGgataaaaaaagtattCAGGCcgcaaagaaaaataaggTTAGGCAGGAAACCATGGATGTTAGTCTACCTGATCCTCAAATTTTGCCTAATGGTGAGAAGCCAAATTTTGGTAACTCAAAATCTCGCCGAAAAGCAAGAGATGGATTGGCTCCCAACAGGAAGAGCAAGAATGCTACAAAATCTAAAGTTGCAGCTGATGAAACGGATGCAGCCGAGGTGACGCAGCATCTCAAGGATATGTATTTGAAGTCCGGTGAACCAAAGCCTAAACCCAAAAACagcagaaagagacaagaAAAACGGAACAGTAGCACTACCAGTGTAAGCAGTGGTGCTGATTCATCCTCTGCAGACTGTGCTCGATGTGATGAGACCAGTCGTGAAACGCCAGTTTCGACTCTTTCGGCTAAGTCAGTGCCTCAACCAACCAAGCAAACTTCACCTCCGATGACATCACCAACGCAGTATTCAAACAGTAGTGTTGTTTCGCCACTGCTTATGAACCCAGGTCTTAACGCTGGTATAAACGTGGGTATTATCTCAGCACGTCCACCATCATCACCAGTGTCGCAAACGcaatttcaacaacagcagcaaatGCAGCAACCACAGCAACCGGGCTTCGCCGGATATCCATACGGTAATTATTCCTTTGCGTCACCATTTAATGCACCTCAGTTTATGGCACCACAAACGCCTTTGATGAATCCTATGTATCCGCAGCCATCTTTGCATCAGTTACCGGTGATGTACAGAGCGCTTGACattcaacaacatcaaatGGAACAAAATTATTTGCAACAAGCCCAAAATCACCCATATCAGTCATTGCCACAAAATCACCAATATCCTCGCCCTGTTAGCGCTCCCTTGGGATTGGACAAAGTTCCCAAAGTATTAGAGTCTAGCGCTATTACTGGTCGTTCAAAGCCATATGAGAATCAGCCTCATGGAAGTAGTAAAACATTTGCAGGGGCCTCATTTGCATCAAAGGATCCCAAGGTTCATAAATTGCCCAAACCAAGCTTTACATGA